From the Deinococcus radiophilus genome, one window contains:
- a CDS encoding MalY/PatB family protein has translation MTSDPQPGFSPEPHRFDSLTEEQLRHPVSVKWSTYPEHALPLWVADMDLPISDELKAALQDRLEQPMGYANTESPDIPLRQLLIQKLAQEGVPGLLGQQITLIPSVVQGLYAAVAAFTQPGEEVVALTPTYPPFHHSVQKQGRVWKSAPLVHTDAGWQIDWDALEAAITPQTRLMLLCHPHNPTGRIWTDEERRQLAQVAKRHDLTICSDELHADLCYPGAPEFRSMASEPDAADRTVVLTGPGKAYNLAGIAAGAMISRNPELLERIQAAVGGLVGHLGAYNASAWELALTHAQPWREEVMDYLHGNRELVREWAESEPLVRFTAPEATYLAWLDLHQHPQAARMQTYLIERGVALNDGTTFTIPEEGSTLQGFVRLNFATSRPVLREALSRLSAALQ, from the coding sequence ATGACTTCTGACCCACAACCCGGATTTTCGCCAGAGCCGCACCGCTTCGACTCATTGACCGAAGAGCAGCTGCGGCACCCCGTCAGCGTGAAGTGGAGCACCTACCCCGAACACGCCCTGCCTCTGTGGGTGGCCGATATGGACCTGCCCATCTCCGACGAGCTCAAAGCCGCGCTGCAAGACCGTCTGGAACAGCCGATGGGCTACGCGAACACCGAAAGCCCCGACATTCCCCTGCGCCAACTGCTGATCCAGAAACTGGCCCAGGAGGGCGTGCCGGGCCTGCTTGGTCAGCAGATCACCTTGATTCCTTCGGTGGTGCAGGGGTTGTACGCCGCCGTCGCCGCCTTTACCCAACCCGGCGAAGAAGTGGTGGCCCTGACGCCCACCTACCCGCCGTTCCACCACTCGGTGCAGAAGCAAGGGCGGGTGTGGAAAAGTGCGCCGCTGGTCCACACCGACGCAGGCTGGCAGATCGACTGGGACGCGCTGGAAGCGGCCATCACGCCCCAGACCCGCCTCATGCTGCTGTGCCATCCCCACAACCCCACCGGGCGAATCTGGACGGACGAGGAACGCCGCCAGCTGGCCCAGGTCGCCAAGCGGCATGACCTGACCATCTGCTCGGACGAGTTGCACGCCGATCTGTGCTACCCCGGTGCGCCAGAGTTCCGCAGCATGGCCTCCGAGCCAGATGCCGCTGACCGGACCGTAGTGCTGACTGGCCCCGGCAAGGCCTACAACCTGGCGGGCATTGCTGCGGGTGCCATGATCAGCCGCAATCCCGAGCTGCTGGAGCGGATACAAGCCGCAGTGGGCGGGCTGGTCGGCCACCTGGGAGCCTACAATGCCAGCGCCTGGGAACTGGCCCTGACCCATGCCCAACCCTGGCGCGAAGAAGTGATGGACTACCTGCATGGCAACCGCGAACTGGTCCGTGAGTGGGCCGAATCTGAGCCGCTGGTCCGCTTTACGGCCCCGGAAGCCACCTACCTGGCCTGGCTGGACCTGCACCAGCACCCCCAGGCGGCCCGGATGCAAACCTACTTGATTGAACGTGGTGTGGCCCTGAACGATGGCACGACCTTTACCATTCCGGAAGAGGGAAGCACCCTGCAAGGCTTTGTGCGGCTGAACTTCGCCACCTCGCGCCCCGTGCTGCGTGAAGCGTTGAGCCGCCTCAGTGCGGCCCTGCAATAG